Proteins co-encoded in one Desulfovibrio inopinatus DSM 10711 genomic window:
- a CDS encoding fumarate reductase flavoprotein subunit produces MQTYYSDLLVIGAGLAGERIAVESADAGFDVIVLSIVPARRSHSSAAQGGMQAALGNSAMGEGDNPDVHFADTVKGSDWGCDQEVARMFADTAPIEMRRLAHWGVPWNRVVPGKSFYFKGGEKFEKVEKEEKAGLITARSFGGTAKWRTCYTSDGTGHAVMCTMDNRCAQLGIDVRDRKEAISLIHDGETCFGAIVRCLRTGKLEVYLSKATAVCTGGFGRIYKATTNAVICDGGGHIIAHDTGVVPVGNPEAIQFHPTGIVPTDILVTEGCRGDGGTLLDVNEERFMQIYEPDKAELASRDVVSRWMTHHMRQGKGVKSAYGEHLWLDIRHLGDQHISTKLREVDEICHYFLGVDPRTQLIPVRPTQHYTMAGIRTNKDGAVYGLKGLYAAGEVACWDMHGFNRLGGNSLAETVVAGGIIGAKVAEYLKGCETVFKTELVKQALNKQEERIADLISGKNGKEDVYSVRGELQDALMEGCFVFRNGKDLEACVTKLQGVLERSKHVGLRSNGIGANHELAAALKVHGQVKLGMCIAKAALERTESRGSHTREDYPERNDQDWLNRTLAYWPEGADMPDLKYEDASPVFELPPGDRGYGGGKIIPADPEMVKSKTITK; encoded by the coding sequence ATGCAGACCTATTATTCCGATCTTCTCGTTATCGGTGCGGGACTGGCGGGCGAGCGCATTGCCGTCGAGTCGGCCGACGCCGGTTTCGATGTCATCGTATTGTCCATTGTTCCTGCCAGGCGCTCCCACTCTTCAGCCGCTCAGGGCGGTATGCAAGCTGCTCTTGGCAACTCCGCTATGGGCGAAGGCGACAATCCCGATGTCCACTTTGCCGACACCGTCAAAGGTTCGGACTGGGGATGCGACCAGGAAGTCGCTCGTATGTTCGCCGACACGGCCCCGATTGAAATGCGCCGTTTGGCGCATTGGGGTGTGCCTTGGAACCGTGTTGTTCCCGGCAAGTCCTTTTATTTCAAGGGCGGGGAAAAATTTGAAAAAGTCGAGAAAGAAGAAAAAGCCGGTTTGATTACGGCTCGCAGCTTCGGCGGCACGGCCAAGTGGCGTACCTGTTATACGTCGGATGGCACAGGGCATGCCGTTATGTGCACCATGGATAACCGTTGTGCTCAGCTCGGTATTGATGTGCGAGACAGAAAAGAAGCCATAAGCCTGATCCATGATGGCGAAACATGCTTCGGTGCTATCGTTCGTTGCCTGCGTACCGGCAAGCTTGAAGTCTATCTTTCTAAAGCGACCGCCGTCTGTACTGGTGGTTTCGGACGTATTTATAAAGCCACGACTAATGCGGTCATTTGCGATGGTGGCGGTCACATTATTGCGCATGATACCGGCGTTGTCCCTGTCGGGAACCCTGAAGCCATTCAATTCCACCCGACCGGTATCGTTCCCACGGATATTCTGGTGACAGAAGGGTGTCGCGGTGACGGCGGAACCTTGCTCGACGTCAATGAAGAACGGTTCATGCAAATCTATGAGCCGGACAAGGCCGAACTTGCTTCGCGTGACGTTGTCTCTCGATGGATGACGCACCACATGCGCCAGGGCAAAGGCGTCAAGAGCGCATATGGTGAACACCTCTGGCTTGATATTCGTCATTTGGGTGATCAGCATATTTCGACCAAGCTGCGCGAAGTCGACGAAATCTGTCACTATTTTCTGGGAGTCGATCCCCGGACACAGCTTATCCCGGTGCGCCCCACGCAGCACTATACCATGGCCGGTATCCGCACCAATAAAGACGGCGCAGTCTATGGCCTGAAAGGGTTGTACGCAGCCGGTGAAGTTGCCTGCTGGGATATGCATGGTTTCAACCGTTTGGGCGGCAACTCGTTGGCCGAAACCGTTGTTGCTGGTGGTATTATCGGAGCCAAAGTCGCCGAATACCTCAAAGGCTGTGAAACCGTCTTCAAAACTGAACTCGTCAAGCAGGCCCTTAACAAGCAGGAAGAACGCATTGCCGACCTGATTTCCGGGAAAAATGGCAAAGAAGATGTCTACAGTGTGCGCGGAGAACTCCAGGATGCACTGATGGAAGGATGCTTCGTCTTCCGGAACGGCAAAGACTTGGAAGCCTGTGTGACCAAGTTACAAGGTGTTCTGGAACGCTCCAAGCATGTCGGTTTGCGCTCCAACGGTATCGGTGCCAACCATGAGCTTGCTGCAGCTCTCAAAGTCCATGGACAAGTCAAGTTGGGGATGTGCATCGCCAAAGCTGCACTGGAACGTACGGAATCACGTGGCAGCCATACCCGCGAAGATTATCCCGAGCGCAATGACCAGGATTGGCTCAACCGCACGTTGGCCTATTGGCCCGAAGGCGCGGATATGCCCGATCTGAAGTACGAGGACGCCTCGCCCGTTTTTGAATTGCCTCCTGGCGATCGCGGCTACGGCGGTGGGAAGATCATCCCGGCCGATCCCGAGATGGTCAAATCCAAGACCATTACCAAGTAA
- a CDS encoding fumarate reductase, giving the protein MSLEAAIHVTRPSKRDAYLDWTQMLSGAVLILFMWSHMILVSSVVIGPGAMNALAYFFEATYMAQAGGPIIFLIFLLHFLLAARKIPFRSDGVKIAVGHARMLNHRDTWLWLVQVITALVILVLGAIHMWVVLTDLPITAAKSAARMQKAPWFLFYLILLPMVEMHVSVGFYRIGVKWGFITSGNRDKAKKFEYTLFGIFMFIGIITLIRFVTLG; this is encoded by the coding sequence ATGTCTTTGGAAGCAGCGATACACGTTACTCGTCCCTCCAAACGGGACGCCTACCTCGACTGGACACAAATGCTCAGCGGGGCGGTACTGATTCTTTTTATGTGGTCGCACATGATTCTTGTGTCTTCGGTTGTCATTGGGCCTGGAGCCATGAACGCTCTGGCGTACTTTTTTGAAGCGACCTACATGGCACAAGCTGGCGGGCCCATAATCTTTTTAATTTTTTTACTGCATTTTCTGCTGGCGGCGCGCAAAATTCCGTTTCGTTCCGATGGTGTTAAAATTGCCGTTGGACATGCTAGAATGCTCAACCATCGCGACACGTGGTTATGGCTTGTTCAGGTCATCACCGCGCTGGTCATCCTGGTTCTGGGTGCCATCCATATGTGGGTTGTGTTGACGGATTTACCCATTACGGCTGCAAAGTCGGCCGCGCGCATGCAGAAAGCCCCGTGGTTTCTTTTTTATCTCATCCTACTTCCTATGGTCGAAATGCATGTTTCCGTTGGATTCTATCGCATTGGTGTGAAGTGGGGATTCATCACGTCCGGGAATAGGGATAAAGCCAAAAAGTTTGAATATACCTTGTTTGGCATCTTTATGTTCATCGGCATCATCACCCTGATTCGTTTTGTAACGTTAGGCTAA